A single region of the Triticum dicoccoides isolate Atlit2015 ecotype Zavitan chromosome 2B, WEW_v2.0, whole genome shotgun sequence genome encodes:
- the LOC119366231 gene encoding G-type lectin S-receptor-like serine/threonine-protein kinase B120 yields MAPHPLRVFVLLSLICLCKSDDRLTPAKPLSAGDKLVSDNGVFALGFFSPTNSTAGSYVGIWYNDIPKHTYVWVANRDKPITNGSPGKLVVTNNSDLVLSDSKGLVLWTTMNNFTTGATGTSAVLLDSGNLVIRLPNGTEIWQSFHYPTDTILPGMQLPLSTDDDLYTRLVAWRGPDDPATSNYSMGGDSSSDLQVVIWNGTRPYWRRAAWDGALVTALYQSSTGFIMTQTTVDIGGKFYLTFTVSDGSPSTRLILHYTGMFQFLAWNSTSSSWNAFIERPNPSCDRYAYCGPFGYCDATETVPKCSCLSGFEPDGVNFSRGCQRKEELRCGSGDSFSTLSGMKTPDKFVYIRNRSFDQCEAECRNNCSCTAYAFSNMKNGSTSSDQSRCLIWLGELVDTGKFRDGSGENLYLRLASSTVDRESNVLKIALPVIASILILTCISLVWICKSRGKRRIKETKNKYTGQLSKKSKSNELENETIELPYICFEDVVTATDNFSDYNMLGKGGFGKVYKGRLEGGNEVAVKRLSKSSGQGADEFRNEVVLIAKLQHRNLVRLLGYCTHEDEKLLLYEYLPNKSLDTFLFGATRNGVLDWPTRFKVIKGIARGLLYLHQDSRLTIIHRDLKASNVLLDAEMNPKISDFGMARIFGGNEQQANTIRVVGTYGYMSPEYAMEGSFSVKSDTYSFGVLLLEIVSGLKISSSNLIMDFPSLIAYAWSLWKDGNARELVDSSIVENCPLHGVLRCIQLGLLCVQDDPDARPLMSSTVFMLENETAPLPTPKEPVYFRKRKYEIEDQRDNVEISLNGMTMTMQEGR; encoded by the exons ATGGCTCCTCATCCTCTCCGGGTGTTCGTCCTCCTGTCATTGATCTGTCTCTGCAAATCCGATGACCGCCTGACTCCTGCAAAGCCGCTctccgccggcgacaagctcgtctCAGACAATGGTGTCTTTGCTCTTGGCTTCTTCTCCCCCACAAACTCGACTGCGGGCTCATACGTCGGCATATGGTACAACGACATCCCCAAGCATACGTATGTGTGGGTTGCTAACCGCGACAAGCCGATCACCAACGGTTCTCCCGGGAAGCTGGTTGTGACCAACAACTCTGACCTCGTCTTGTCTGACTCCAAAGGCCTCGTTCTTTGGACAACCATGAACAACTTCACAACCGGAGCCACGGGAACTTCTGCTGTACTTCTCGACTCCGGGAACTTGGTCATCCGGTTGCCAAACGGCACAGAGATATGGCAGAGCTTCCATTACCCAACCGACACCATCCTCCCCGGCATGCAATTACCACTGAGCACAGATGATGATCTCTACACTCGCCTCGTGGCTTGGAGGGGTCCTGATGACCCAGCCACGAGCAACTACTCCATGGGTGGTGACTCTAGTTCAGACCTCCAGGTTGTCATCTGGAATGGGACGAGGCCGTATTGGCGCAGAGCTGCATGGGATGGTGCGTTGGTCACTGCCCTGTATCAAAGCAGCACAGGCTTCATCATGACCCAAACAACTGTCGACATAGGGGGTAAGTTCTACTTGACATTCACCGTCTCCGACGGCTCGCCAAGCACGCGCCTGATTCTGCACTACACGGGCATGTTTCAATTTTTGGCATGGAACAGCACCTCATCATCATGGAATGCTTTCATAGAGCGGCCTAATCCTAGTTGTGACCGCTACGCCTATTGCGGACCATTTGGTTACTGTGATGCCACTGAAACAGTTCCGAAATGCAGCTGCCTCAGTGGGTTTGAGCCTGATGGTGTAAACTTCTCCCGAGGGTGTCAGAGAAAGGAGGAGCTGAGGTGTGGTAGTGGAGATAGTTTCTCGACCTTGAGTGGCATGAAGACACCTGATAAGTTTGTGTATATCAGGAACAGAAGCTTTGACCAATGCGAAGCAGAGTGCAGAAACAACTGCTCTTGCACCGCGTATGCTTTTTCTAACATGAAAAATGGCAGCACGTCTAGTGACCAGTCAAGGTGCTTGATTTGGTTGGGGGAGCTTGTCGACACAGGAAAGTTTCGTGATGGAAGTGGCGAGAACCTGTACCTTCGTCTAGCCAGTTCAACAG TTGACAGAGAGagtaatgtgttgaagattgcactCCCGGTAATTGCTAGTATTCTGATACTCACATGCATCAGCCTTGTGTGGATATGCAAGTCAAGAG GAAAACGACGAATCAAGGAAACTAAGAACAAATATACAGGACAACTGTCAAAAaaatccaaatctaatgaacttgagAATGAAACTATAGAACTTCCATATATTTGTTTTGAAGATGTTGTTACTGCAACGGACAATTTCTCAGACTACAACATGCTCGGGAAAGGTGGCTTTGGAAAAGTTTACAAG GGCCGGTTAGAAGGTGGCAATGAAGTTGCTGTCAAAAGACTCAGTAAGAGTTCTGGGCAAGGGGCCGACGAGTTCAGAAATGAAGTGGTTCTGATTGCCAAATTGCAGCATAGAAACTTAGTTAGGCTTCTTGGTTACTGCACTCATGAAGATGAGAAGTTATTGCTATATGAATACTTACCTAATAAAAGCTTAGACACCTTCCTTTTTG GTGCCACAAGAAATGGTGTGCTTGATTGGCCGACCAGGTTCAAGGTAATTAAAGGAATAGCAAGAGGGCTTCTTTATCTCCACCAAGATTCAAGGTTAACAATAATCCATAGAGATCTCAAAGCAAGCAATGTCTTGTTAGATGCGGAAATGAACCCTAAAATATCAGATTTTGGTATGGCAAGGATCTTTGGTGGAAATGAACAACAAGCGAACACTATCCGTGTTGTTGGGACATA CGGTTACATGTCTCCTGAATATGCAATGGAAGGTTCCTTTTCCGTCAAGTCTGACACGTACAGCTTTGGCGTTCTACTGTTGGAGATTGTAAGCGGATTGAAGATCAGTTCATCCAATCTCATAATGGATTTTCCAAGCCTTATAGCTTAT GCATGGAGCTTATGGAAAGATGGAAATGCAAGAGAATTGGTGGACTCATCCATTGTGGAGAACTGTCCACTTCATGGAGTTCTGCGGTGTATTCAGTTAGGTCTGTTGTGTGTTCAAGATGATCCAGATGCTCGTCCACTCATGTCATCCACTGTGTTCATGTTAGAAAATGAAACAGCCCCACTTCCTACTCCGAAGGAGCCTGTATATTTTAGGAAACGGAAGTATGAAATTGAAGACCAAAGAGATAACGTGGAAATATCTCTGAATGGCATGACTATGACAATGCAAGAGGGGCGCTAA